GTGTTATGTAGGGTTGAGGTGACTAtgtagggttgaggtgaagGGGTAATGTTGAGGTGAAGAGGTAGCATTAAGGTAGGGTTGAGGTGACTAtgtagggttgaggtgaagAGGTAGCATTAAGATAGGGTTGAGGTGACTAtgtagggttgaggtgaagGGGTAATGTTGAGGTGAAGAGGTAGCATTAAGATAGGGTTGAGGTGACTAtgtagggttgaggtgaagAGGTAGCATTAAGATCGGGTTAAGGTGACTATGTAGGGTTGAGGTGAGCAGGTAGGGTTGAGGTGAAGAGGTAGTGTTATGTAGGGTTGAGGTGACTAtgtagggttgaggtgaagAGGTAGCATTAAGATAGGGTTGAGGTGACtgtagggttgaggtgaagGGGTAATGTTGAGGTGAAGAGGTAGCATTAAGGTAGGGTTGAGGTGACTAtgtagggttgaggtgaagAGGTAGCATTAAGATAGGGTTGAGGTGACTAtgtagggttgaggtgaagGGTAGCATTAAGATAGGGTTACGGTGACTAtgtagggttgaggtgaagGGGTAGGGTTGAGGTGAAGAGGTAGCATTaagtagggttgaggtgaagAGGTAGCATTAAGGTAGGGTTGAGGTGACTAtgtagggttgaggtgaagAGGTAGCATTAAGATAGGGTTACGGTGACTAtgtagggttgaggtgaagGGGTAGGGTTGAGGTGAAGAGGTAGCATTaagtagggttgaggtgaagAGCTAGCATTTAtgtagggttgaggtgaagGGGTAGGGTTGAGGTGAAAAGGTAGCATTAAGATAGGGTTAAGGTGACTAtgtagggttgaggtgaagGGGTAGGGTTGAGGTGAAGAGGTAGTGTTATGTAGGGTTGAGGTGACTAtgtagggttgaggtgaagGGGTAATGTTGAGGTGAAGAGGTAGCATTAAGGTAGGGTTGAGGTGACTAtgtagggttgaggtgaagAGGTAGCATTAAGATAGGGTTGAGGTGACTAtgtagggttgaggtgaagGGGTAATGTTGAGGTGAAGAGGTAGCATTAAGATAGGGTTGAGGTGACTAtgtagggttgaggtgaagAGGTAGCATTAAGATCGGGTTAAGGTGACTAtgtagggttgaggtgaagGGGTAGGGTTGAGGTGAAGAGGTAGTGTTATGTAGGGTTGAGGTGACTAtgtagggttgaggtgaagAGGTAGCATTAAGATAGGGTTAAGGTGACTAtgtagggttgaggtgaagGGGTAATGTTGAGGTGAAGAGGTAGCATTAAGGTAGGGTTGAGGTGACTAtgtagggttgaggtgaagAGGTAGCATTAAGATAGGGTTGAGGTGACTAtgtagggttgaggtgaagGGTAGCATTAAGATAGGGTTACGGTGACTAtgtagggttgaggtgaagGGGTAGGGTTGAGGTGAAGAGGTAGCATTaagtagggttgaggtgaagAGGTAGCATTAAGGTAGGGTTGAGGTGACTAtgtagggttgaggtgaagAGGTAGCATTAAGATAGGGTTACGGTGACTAtgtagggttgaggtgaagGGGTAGGGTTGAGGTGAAGAGGTAGCATTAaagtagggttgaggtgaagAGCTAGCATTTAtgtagggttgaggtgaagGGGTAGGGTTGAGGTGAAAAGGTAGCATTAAGATAGGGTTGAGGTGACTAtgtagggttgaggtgaagGGGTAGGGTTGAGGTGAAGAGGTAGCATTAAAGTAGGGTTGAGGTGACtgtagggttgaggtgaagGGGTAGGGTTGAGGTGAAGAGGTAGCATTAAAGTAGGGTTGAGGTGACtgtagggttgaggtgaagGGGTAGGGTTGAGGTGAAGAGCTAGCATTAaagtagggttgaggtgaagAGCTAGCATTTAtgtagggttgaggtgaagGGGTAGGGTTGAGGTGAAGAGGTAGCATTAAGGTAGAGTTGAGGTGCCCAGCCATAAGGGTTGTAGAAAGCCATTGTTCTCTTAGTGCCGTTCTTAAGCCTGAATAAATGGGATGGACTGCgttaggaaaggcatccagcataaaacatgccaaatcaaatatgcggatcacaagaAGGTGGGGTTGAGGTGAACTGGTAAACAAAGGCACCATTAaaaataggttataaaatagCATGGTTTGTAATGTAAAACGTCATTGAAAAATACACCAACTTAGTGTCAGAAGCTTTGACTTATTAGAAAAGTAACCttttaatgtttgtgttttgtgtgtgctgTTTCCAGTAATTACTGTCCTCTTCATTTCTCAGGATTGTGAGCCAGAAGAAGACAGCGATGACATTGGTTTTTATTCAGATGATGACGACGACGATGATTTGGTCTCAGCAAAAAGGCGGAGCTCAGGATTGTGCGTTGCGTTCAGGTTTCCCGCCAAAAAAAGCTCCCAGCCTGTGAAGAGAAGCAGAAAGAGGCGAGGAGGTGGTGCCGATTCTTCTGCTCAGAAGAACAGAAAAGTCGAGAAAAGTTCCAGAGTGCCTGACAGTGACtctgaggaagaggagaaggaggaagacaagCGGGAGAAAGTCAAACTAACCGAGGCAGATGTACAGATACTGAGTCAAAGAGCTAAAAACATTCAGGAGAATAAAGCAATGGTAAATATTCTCTTGGATCTTTTTTGaaatttgtaaatttgtaaatttcaactctaaatgttttttgtgtgtgtgtgtgtgtgtgtgtgtgtagttggcaAAGCTATTTGCAGACTTGACTTCATTACCTGACCTCTCTGAAAAGACCACGCCTATGGTAAGTGCTGTATTTGACTAAATTGACGTTTGTGTAGCCTTTTATATAACATATTCCTTTTCACActacaataaataattacaagAGAGCGAGAATTACGTGTCTTTACTGTGTCAGTGTCACAAACAACAACGaacatattatattactattatacatattatatgattgaattatttattgaattacatatataataaaactgtaacTCACAATAATGCAGGATTATTGGGAGCTTCATTTATCGAtgcctagaaaaaaaaaaaactgaaacgaGTATAGGAAATGAGCACGGGTGCAAGTGgttatttagaaagaaagaaatatattaaaaaagcacCCTGCAGActgcaaagtaaataaaattgacattaacaatattttaaatattttttttctgtatggcCCGGTACAAAATGATCCACGACCCGGCACTGGTCTGTAGCCCTGTGGTTGTACCCCTGGTAttaatatactataaatattCAGGTGTGATTTCAGAGCATAGAGGTAGTTTTAGTCAGTTTATAGGCACTttgcttataaacacctgtaaccatagtaacatcttATTCCATACAGAGCGAGACAGCAATTGTAgactaaaatgtaaatgagactGTAGATGTTTCCCAACGACGGGGAATTTTGACAAACCGGTCGAGGCACGAGATCAATTGGAGGAGAAAATATTCAGATtcaaaatagaacaaaaaacagcaccagCACAGCTTCAATATTAGTagagactttatatttatttgtatgttttttgatCTTTAAATTGAATTGTTGTTGGGTATTTAGGGGAATAATGGTGCAGCACCTTAATAATGTGCAGCACCTTAATTAAAGGCGTAGGAAAAACACATACAATGAAAAATAACTCATTTTGGCTTTACAAAAAACCCTCACACTTAAACCAGACCCATGCTATTTAATTGTAGATGGTGTATGtggctttaaaaaatgtatgcagtgtacaaaataaacaatatgacCTATTTTGATAACCATTAAGCATGAGACACTAGTGAGAGTAggtatttaatttttcttttcttattgttTCCAACTTGCtctctaaaacagaaaaagaaaaagcagcagACTCCGAGAAAGCGTCTGTCTGAGGTCCAGGGCGAGAGACGAAACCCGAGCCGCAAAGCCAGACCACCAGAGCATTTCGGGATTGAGCAGGAACCGGTTGAATCTACGAAACCAAGAAAGAGTGTAGAATTCGATCTGAAGAAACTGATGgaggtaaaaataaatcaatgtatATTGTGCTGAAGCCACCATCTAAATAACCTTCCTTACAATCCGGGCATGATTTCTATCACTGTAAGTTTTGAGTTGCTGATTTTGGTTTTCGAACACACAGATTGATGAAGAGCTGCGAGTGAACAGAGACACGCCAAGAAGGAAATTCAGAAAGCGAAGTTCTTTACGAATGCCTGAGGACATCACGGAGGAAGAGCTGGACAACGTGGCTGATCGAGCTAAAGACAAAATACTCGataaagaaaatgtgagtaAAGAAGATGTGAGCAAAGGTGGACATGATGTaggattcttcttcttcttcctcttcttcttcttatttttgcagtacacattatatacaagGATCACAGATTCCGTTATCAGTTATTTTCATGCAGTAGCACTTTGCAAAAAAGTAGATATCTCTTTCTAATACCCTccatatttctttattcatccTGACAGACTTCTGTCTTATCAGTCATTTTGTGTGGGGACACGTTGCTGTTCATTCGCACAGAAATCTGTCCTTTTTGGAAAACAGGTCATACAGCACTGTAATTTTTACAtgatgtgtatattttttattttactgatatTGTAGGGCAGCACGTGTCACCAGTGCAGACAGAAGACTTTGGACACTAAGACAGAGTGCAGGAACCCGTACTGTCAGGGGGTCAAAGGGCAGTTCTGCGGGCCCTGCTTGCGCAACCGCTATGGAGAGGACGTCCGTAAAGCTCTGTTAGATCCGGTaagtttatagaaaaaaaaataaatctcctTCCTTGAATGCTGCATGAATTCAAAATCAGTATGGAGCTCATTCTGAACAAGTTTCTCAAATACTGCTGGAGTTGCTGATATAGAATTTTAAATAACACCATCTGACCAAACAGTGGTTTCAatttactgaataaataaaatgtatataatttttgaAAAAGAATTTAGTGGTCTGGTGAGTCCCGGTTTCCATAGTTACAGC
This genomic interval from Silurus meridionalis isolate SWU-2019-XX chromosome 22, ASM1480568v1, whole genome shotgun sequence contains the following:
- the cdca7b gene encoding cell division cycle-associated 7-like protein, producing the protein MCATMKKALVDIFEGPSDEEEFLGFEGASSGQFSEESRDSLHSQTSWKPVLRFRSKFITDELAQVFMDTDSEGEFEGFGKEESSLLNSWMSPMDCEPEEDSDDIGFYSDDDDDDDLVSAKRRSSGLCVAFRFPAKKSSQPVKRSRKRRGGGADSSAQKNRKVEKSSRVPDSDSEEEEKEEDKREKVKLTEADVQILSQRAKNIQENKAMLAKLFADLTSLPDLSEKTTPMKKKKQQTPRKRLSEVQGERRNPSRKARPPEHFGIEQEPVESTKPRKSVEFDLKKLMEIDEELRVNRDTPRRKFRKRSSLRMPEDITEEELDNVADRAKDKILDKENGSTCHQCRQKTLDTKTECRNPYCQGVKGQFCGPCLRNRYGEDVRKALLDPTWECPLCRGICNCSLCRKRDGRCATGALTHLAKYYGYNNVKEYLESLQKDHD